The Periophthalmus magnuspinnatus isolate fPerMag1 chromosome 19, fPerMag1.2.pri, whole genome shotgun sequence region ATGGTGCTGGcaactttcctctctctcctcagctcCACTGTATCTAATCAACCAAAGCGCGTTGATGCAGGCTGCAGGCAGTGGAAACATTATCTGTTACTGTGAGTTTGTTCAGTTTCTGCCTCTGCTGCCCTCAGGCCCTAAACTGTTTATTTAGCCACAACTAGTGATAACTTCTGAGCGAATATAAATACACCACAGTAAGTATACTTGGTGTGAGCTGAACAAATCAACGCAGACTAGACATTTACATAGAACCGAAAGCAGAATAAAGTGTGAAACATTTAGGTAATTTATTACATGGAAGAAAGCAAGCTTGTTATTgcaaagataaatgaaatgtggtaaaaaaaaaataaaaataaaataaaattacttgGGTTCATCAAGTAAGAGTAGAATAGACTCATctgaatatttgcatattttacatttatctaGGCTTGGGGCTTAGACCACAGAGGGGCAGCAGGCGactgtgaacaatatacaagtTACTTACAAAATGTTCTGGTCACATTTCGCACAtcttcacaatagcttctttCATACAGGGTGCGTGACACCCACTCTGGGAGGATTTAAAACACTGGTATGATCTCAATTTGTTAGACTCTGCATTAGACTCTGCATAGACTTTGCATTTGATTCTGCTTTAAACTTTGCTGTACGCTGCTTTTAACCCAACTGTACAATAAAGAGCTACAGAACGGTTCCCGAGCCTCTGCGTCTGTTCTtcatacaacagaacagaaactgacaGAGAAACTTGATCACATACACATGTGATCACTATGACCCTTTGTGGCCTCAGAGTTATGTAACATCTTCTTGCATCCCATTATGCCCGCACTGATCCTGTCTCTTAGAAAACTGTGATGTCAAGAGCGGCAGGTGTTTTAAATCCATTTGggtcagagagggagagagcagggcGGGGGCCACTCTTAAAAAGCCTGAGTCATCATAAAAGAGGGTTGGAGATGAGCTAGTGGGGAGGACAAGTGCCATTTTTTCCATTATGCCAAGGCTGTTTGTCTGAGAGGAAAACAAGAGTGGAAGTGTGGGCCATGGTGACAGCATGATGGCCTTAGACGGGGAAGGTTATTAATGAAAAAACTCACTATTGGACTAAACAGTTTATCTCATGGTTCAAGGTCCGATTCATTAACATGTGTGAGGAAGAGGCAGCTTTGAGGCAAACTTTTGGGCTTGGGAATAGTCCACTTTTGAGTTGGCAGAGATGCAGAGAAGGGACAAGATTCCGGGTACTTGTGTGGGTGACAGTTCTTCTCCAAGGCTGAAAAATCATCTTCCCACTCCAGGCCTGcaggtaaaacaaacaaacaagttaATGCAAATAGAGTGCTAACAGCCAATAGAGCCAGTGTAGCAAGGCTTGCAAACATCAGCGTTTGCTAACAGTGGTGTTCCCACCTTGACAGTCTCAGATGGAAAGAATTACAGAGAATAAAGAATTGAACTATAATTATGCAAAGCAAGTCTGTTGGAAAATTACCATTGTCGTCAAACGAGATTTCTGAGAGATTAAAAGTGGAGGATCTGGAGTTGTCTGGCTCAGGGTGCAACTTGCCAGCAGGACTGTCCTGGGAATATGCAGATAATATTAATTACAAACAGACAATTAAAACACTGCACTATGTCAGTTCTCATCCTGTTCTAAgaccttttcaaaaacatagCCACAGTCATTGTGCGGGGTCAAATAGTAAATTAATTACAGCATTGTGAttgtttttaacacacaaaaactgtGTATTGCTAAGTATTATAATCTACTTTACTAATTACTTTGGTGCATGCATGATTTGGTCTGTTCTATCTGTTCTGAAGTGAATATTTTAATTATACAGTATTGTAGACAATATTTTCAAGAGCATCACCTTGTCATATAGATacactatgacatcatcagcaAAGGACACACTCTTCCTCCTAGTTCCTGGTCCAGACTTTTTCTCCAGTTCTCCATCACAAATACAGTTGCCACAGTAATCTTTGTCAATCACATTATCACTTAGACtctggttgttgtttttatttttcttgaaaATATCGGGCCTGTTTGCATCTTCTATATTGGTATTAAGATATGGTTGAGTAATCTCCATGGGCAAGACATCTCGACAGTAGATGGCATCAGAGATAAGTTTTGCTAAAAAATTATCTTTATAAAGTATAACAATCCTCTCCTTTGGGTTGCGGTTTAAATTCTTTGTGAAATAATTGACATTATCTGTGGTACTGGGCAAGTCTGCATATGTTGAGTTTATGAAAGGTAGTGGTGTCAAAGCATGATGATTTCTGCACGAGTCCAGAGTTGGTAGAGGACACACTGTggattgtttttttcctttgttgCTCCAACTGCTCCCACTGTCATGAGGGCTGTAGAAAGACAGCAGCTCGCTTTCATCTGAGACCATGTGGTTTTTAGATATCCACAGTTGAACACTGCCATCTCTGtgtaaagaaatgcaaaaaaaaaaaccccacatgatttaaagctgatTAGATTAtcacagtttaaatattattattattaaaaataggcaaacatgttctgtggctcagtggtttgTATGCATTACAAATCAGCAGCTTCAGTACATGCTTAAGCTGCTTAATACATGCATGTAAACAAAGTAACTTGAGATTTTCTAGTCTCTGATCATTTAGTTACTTGTTTCTATGTGGTTGAGAATGGCTTAAT contains the following coding sequences:
- the LOC117387136 gene encoding uncharacterized protein LOC117387136; protein product: MQELKHFRGGACLVISQDGLDSFCKRKCTDEEITKRDGSVQLWISKNHMVSDESELLSFYSPHDSGSSWSNKGKKQSTVCPLPTLDSCRNHHALTPLPFINSTYADLPSTTDNVNYFTKNLNRNPKERIVILYKDNFLAKLISDAIYCRDVLPMEITQPYLNTNIEDANRPDIFKKNKNNNQSLSDNVIDKDYCGNCICDGELEKKSGPGTRRKSVSFADDVIVYLYDKDSPAGKLHPEPDNSRSSTFNLSEISFDDNGLEWEDDFSALEKNCHPHKYPESCPFSASLPTQKWTIPKPKSLPQSCLFLTHVNESDLEP